Within Heptranchias perlo isolate sHepPer1 unplaced genomic scaffold, sHepPer1.hap1 HAP1_SCAFFOLD_1427, whole genome shotgun sequence, the genomic segment actcctgtatctgtggaggtccctctaaccccctctctcacactcctgtatctgtggaggtccctctaaccctctctctcacactcctgtatctggggaggtccctctaaccccctctctcacactcctgtatctggggaggtccctctaaccccgctctctcacactcctgtatctggggaggtccctctaaccccctctctcacactcctgtatctggggaggtccctctaacccctctctcacacactcctgtatctggggaggtccctctaaccccctctctcacacactcctgtatctggggaggtccctcgaaccccctctctcacactcctgtatctggggaggtccctctaaccctctctctcacactcctgtatctggggaggtccctctaatcccctctcacactcctgtatctggggaggtccctctaaccccctctcacacactcctgtatctggggaggtccctctaaccccctctctcacactcctgtatctggggaggtccctctaaccccctctctctcacactcctgtatctggggaggtccctctaaccccctctctctcacactcctgtatctggggaggtccctctaaccccctctctcacacactcctgtatctggggaggtccctcgaaccccctctctcacactcctgtatctggggaggtccctctaaccctctctctcacactcctgtatctggggaggtccctctaatcccctctcacactcctgtatctggggaggtccctctaaccccctctcacacactcctgtatctggggaggtccctctaaccccctctctcacactcctgtatctggggaggtccctctaaccccctctctctcacactcctgtatctggggaggtccctctaaccccctctctctcacactcctgtatctggggaggtccctctgaccccctctctcacactcctgtatctggggaggtccctctaacccccctctctcacactcctgtatctggggaggtccctctaaccccctctctcacactcctgtatctggggaggtccctctaaccccctctctcacactcctgtatctggggaggtccctctaaccccctctcacactcctgtatctggggaggtccctctaaccccgctctctcacactcctgtatctggggaggtccctctaaccccctctcacactcctgtatctggggaggtccctctaaccccctctctctcacactcctgtatctggggaggtccctctgaccccctctctcacactcctgtatctggggaggtccctctaacccccctctcgcgcactcctgtatctggggaggtccctctaaccccctctctcacactcctgtatctggggaggtccctctaacccctctctcacacactcctgtatctggggaggtccttctaaccccctctctcacacactcctgtatctggggaggtccctctaaccccctctctcacactcctgtatctagggaggtccctctaacccctctctaacactcctgtatctggggaggtccctctaaccccctctctcacactcctgtatctggggaggtccctctaacccctctctcacactcctgtatctggggaggtccctctaaccccctctctcacactcctgtatctggggaggtccctctaacccctctctcacactcctgtatctggggaggtccctctaacccctctctctcacactcctgtatctgtggaggtccctctaacccccctctctcacactcctgtatctgtggaggtccctctaaccctctctctcacactcctgtatctggggaggtccctctaaccccctctctcacactcctgtatctggggaggtccctctaaccccctctctcacactcctgtatctggggaggtccctctaaccccctctctcactcctgtatctggggaggtccctctaaccccctctctcacactcctgtatctggggaggtccctctaacccctctctcacactcctgtatctggggaggtccctctaacccctctctcacactcctgtatctggggaggtccctctaaccccctctctcacactcctgtatctggggaggtccctctaacccctctctcacactcctgtatctggggaggtccctctaaccccctctctcacactcctgtatctggggaggtccctctaacccctctctcacacactcctgtatctggggaggtccttctaaccccctctctcacacactcctgtatctggggaggtccctcgaaccccctctctcacactcctgtatctggggaggtccctctaacactctctctcacactcctgtatctggggaggtccctctaaccccctctctcacactcctgtatctggggaggtccctctaaccccctctctcacactcctgtatctggggaggtccctctaacccctctctcacactcctgtatctggggaggtccctctaaccccctctctcacactcctgtatctggggaggtccctctaacccccctctctcacactcctgtatctggggaggtccctctaaccccctctctcacactcctgtatctggggaggtccctctaaccccctctctcacactcctgtatctggggaggtccctctaaccccctctctctcacactcctgtatctggggaggtccctctaaccccctctctcacactcctgtatctgaggaggtccctctaaccccctctcacactcctgtatctggggaggtccctctaaccccctctctcacactcctgtatctgaggaggtccctctaaccccctctcacactcctgtatctggggaggtccctctaacccccctctcacactcctgtatctggggaggtccctctaaccccctctctcacactcctgtatctggggaggtccctctaacccctctctcacactcctgtatctggggaggtccctctaaccccctctctcacactcctgtatctggggaggtccctctaaccccctctctcacacactgctgtatctggggaggtccctccaaccccctctctcacactcctgtatctggggaggtccctctaaccccctctctcacactcctgtatctggggaggtccctctaaccccctctctcacactcctgtatctggggaggtccctctaacccctctctcacactcctgtatctagggaggtccctctaaccccctctctcacactcctgtatctggggaggtccctctaacccctctcacacactcctgtatctggggaggtccctctaacccccctctctcacactcctgtatctggggaggtccctctaacccccctctctcacactcctgtatctggggaggtccctctaaccccctctctcacactcctgtatctggggaggtccctctaaccccctctctcacactcctgtatctggggaggtccctctaacccctctctcacactcctgtatctggggaggtccctctaacccctctctcacactcctgtatctggggaggtccctctaacccctctctcacactcctgtatctggggaggtccctctaaccccctctctcacactcctgtatctggagaggtccctctaaccccctctctctcacactcctgtatccggggaggtccctctaacccctctctctcacactcctgtatccggggaggtccctctaacccctctctctcacactcctgtatctggggaggtccctctaaccccctctctcacactcctgtatctggggaggtccctctaaccccctctctcacactcctgtatctggggaggtccctctaacccctctctcacactcctgtatctggggaggtccctctaaccccctctctcacactcctgtatctggggaggtccctctaaccccctctcacactcctgtatctggggaggtccctccaacccctgTCTCACACTCctatatctggggaggtccctctaaccccctctctcacactcctgtatctggggaggtccctctaacccctctctcacacactcctgtatctggggaggtccctctaaccccctctctcacactcctgtatctggggaggtccctctaacccctctctcacacactcctgtatctggggaggtccctctaaccccctctctcacactcctgtatctagggaggtccctctaacccctctcacacactcctgtatctggggaggtctctctaacccctctctcacacactcctgtatctggggaggttcctctaaccccctctcacacactcctgtatctggggaggtctctctaacccctctctctcacactcctgtatctggggaggtccctctaaccccctctctcacacactcctgtatctggggaggtccctctaaccccctctcacacactcctgtatctggggaggtccctctaaccctctctctcacactcctgtatctgtggaggtccctctaaccccctctctcacactcctgtatctggggaggtccctctaacccctctctcacactcctgtatctggggaggtccctctaacccccctctcacacactcctgtatctggggaggtccctctaaccccctctcacactcctgtatcgagggaggtccctctaacccctctctcacactcctgtatctggggaggtccctctaaccccctctctcactcacaatcctgtatctggggaggtccctctaaccccctctcacacactcctgtatctggggaggtccctctaacccctctctcacactcctgtatctggggaggtccctctaaccccctctctcacactcctgtatctggggaggtccctctaaccccctcactctctctcacactcctgtatctggggaggtccttcTAATGAAGAATTCGAAGGATTTCAGAGCTGACGTCCTGAGCTGTTGGCCAGATGCCTTTCCTGTTTTATCGATAAGACAACGAGCTGTAACAGGAAGTTCCAGTCCTCCCGCATTCCAAACACATCCCTCTCAATTCTCGTTCTTGACATAATTGCAAAATCAACACATTCCAGCGCAGAAAGAAGCATTTGCAGGCAAACTGCATCATGACAAAGAATGATCCTCTCtctgaccgggtctcacagtgcgttagatacactgtcctttccccctctgggaccgggtctcacagtgcgttagatacactgtcctttccccctctgggaccgggtctcacagtgcgttagatacactgtcctttccccctctgggaccgggtctcacagtgcgttagatacactgtcctttccccctctgggaccgggtctcacagtgcgttagatacactgtcctttccccctctgggaccgggtctcacagtgcgttagatacactgtcctttccccctctgggaccgggtctcacagtgcgttagatacactgtcctttccccctctgggaccgggtctcacagtgtgttagatacactgtcctttccccctctgggaccgggtctcacagtgcgttagacacactgtcctttccccctctgggaccgggtctcacagtgcgttagatacactgtcctttccccctctgggaccgggtctcacagtgcgttagatacactgtcctttccccctctgggaccgggtctcacagtgcgttagatacactgtcctttccccctctgggaccgggtctcacagtgcgttagatacactgtcctttcccctctgggaccgggtctcacagtgcgttagatacactgtcctttccccctctgggaccgggtctcacagtgcgttagatacactgtcctttccccctctgggaccgggtctcacagtgcgttagatacactgtcctttcctccTCCGAGTAACTTttcggcagtgcagcgctccctcagtactgaccctccgacagtgcagccctctccactgagggtcggtactgagggagcgccgcactgtcggagggtcagtactgagggagcgccgcactgtcggagggtcagtactgagggagcgccgcactgtcggagggtcagtactgagagagcgccgcactgtcggagggtcagtactgagggagcgccgcactgtcggagggtcagtactgagggagcgccgcactgtcggagggtcagtactgagggagcgccgcactgtcggagggtcagtactgagggagcgccgcactgtcggagggtcagtactgagggagcgccgcactgtcggagggtcagtactgagggagcgccgcactgtcggagggtcagtactgagggagcgccgcactgtcggagggtcagtactgagggagcgccgcactgtcggagggtcggtactgagggagcgccgcactgtcggagggtcagtactgagggagcgccgcactgtcggagggtgagtacagagggagcgccgcactgtcggagggtcagtactgagggagcgccgcactgtcggagggtcagtactgagggagcgccgcactgtcggagggtcagtactgagggagcgccgcactgtcggagggtcagtactgagggagcgccgcactgtcggagggtcagtactgagggagcgccgcactgtcggagggtcagtactgagggagcgccgcactgtcggagggtcggtactgagggagcgccgcactgtcggagggtcagtactgggggagcgccgcactgtcggagggtcagtcctgagggagcgctgcactgtcggagggtcagtactgagggagcgccgcactgtcggaggtgccgtctttcggatgagacgttaaaccgagggccccgtctgccctctcaggtggacgtaaaatcccacggccactattggaagaagagcaggggggagttctccccggtgtcctgggccccgatatttatccctcgaccaacatcactaaaaaaaacagatgatccgggtcattctcacattgctgtttgtgggatcttgctgtgcgcaaattggcttccctCCATTGGTGCTTTTGTTCGGCGGGGTGTCATTGGGCTCTGGGGTTGACGGGTCgcaggggagggggcggaggggagagtggggttgGGCGTTGGCCTCTTGACTTAACCTCCGCCTCCTCCCGACAGATGCCTCCGTCGGCCCTCTGCACGCACAGGGCGATCCCGCGGCAGGAGGGAGGGGCCCGAGCCCCGGGGACTCGCCCGTTTCCCCCATCGGGAGCCACCGCCTGCCGGACCCCTCTCCCGACTGCACCTGTGCGGGCGAGCCAGCGGAATCGTCCCCCGCGCAGCTCCCGGGTGCCCATCCGAGGTGCCGAGGTATGAGCGACGGCGAGTCGGAGGGCCAGTCCTCGGGGGGGGCCTCTCGGGAAGGAGGTGGTGACTGGGAGCGCCACCAGGACCTCGAAGATGCTTTGCAGGAGCTGCGATCTGCCCAGGAAGTTCTCCAAAGTGTGACCGGTGGACAGGCCCATCGGGGACAACTGGACGCCAACGCTGGCAATGAATTCGTGGAGCGGCAGGACTCGGAGACGTCCCCAACCCATTGGCTGCAGGGGCAACCGGGAGGGGGGCAGCAGTGGGATAGCATGGCAGTGCTGCAGAAGTGCCAGCAGAAATTGGAGGCCGTTGAGCTGAATTTGACCTCCGGCCTCAGGAAACTGGACTGCGGGAAGGGTCGAGTCCAGGGTTCGAGGGGAGGTGCCCGGGAGCAGGACGGGGCGGGGggacctccttcctcctcctcctcctcccccagaaccaggaGCGGGCGAACGGCATCAGGATCCGGGCCTACAAGGCCTCAGGAGGACATCGTTCCCCACCAGACAGGTGAGGGCGTGGGATGAACTTCGAACTCTAAGGCCAGTGTTAGGGCCCGGGAGTGagatacaggctggaatctaatcgaggggttcggggggtttatatacagaataacagatacccgggagtgagttacaggctggaatctaatcgaggggttcggggggggtttacatatagaataacagatacccgggagtgagttacaggctggaatctaatcgaggggttcgggggggtttatatatagaataacagatacccgggagtgagttacaggctggaatctaatcgaggggttcgggggggtttatatatagaataacagatacccgggagtgagttacaggctggaatctaatcgaggggttcgggggggtttatatatagaataacagatacccgggagtgagttacaggctggaatccaatcgaggggttcgggtg encodes:
- the LOC137308887 gene encoding uncharacterized protein, translating into MGNQLLRGEQAPDASVGPLHAQGDPAAGGRGPSPGDSPVSPIGSHRLPDPSPDCTCAGEPAESSPAQLPGAHPRCRGMSDGESEGQSSGGASREGGGDWERHQDLEDALQELRSAQEVLQSVTGGQAHRGQLDANAGNEFVERQDSETSPTHWLQGQPGGGQQWDSMAVLQKCQQKLEAVELNLTSGLRKLDCGKGRVQGSRGGAREQDGAGGPPSSSSSSPRTRSGRTASGSGPTRPQEDIVPHQTVPQGEIPTEIDEVGDRLSILATVSPLRVGQSVRLDTQEQREDRRPGKERETPSALGSHALVYRRHFEEGGAEAEGLKGTAALLEDEESRQQAARAIREQETVSQLRESVEVLTSERDDLKEEVKNLKQKMKVGTGT